One Brassica napus cultivar Da-Ae chromosome A5, Da-Ae, whole genome shotgun sequence DNA window includes the following coding sequences:
- the LOC106451300 gene encoding cysteine-rich and transmembrane domain-containing protein PCC1 isoform X1 — translation MSQFSQNQSAGAYPTPPVSTGPYVAPPPAGYPTNDTSHATMAPVETKSKGDGFLKGWLVPTFSFLQKNVKLILL, via the exons ATGAGTCAATTCAGCCAAAACCAATCTGCAG GAGCTTATCCTACGCCTCCAGTGTCAACCGGTCCCTACGTAGCACCACCTCCTGCCGGTTATCCAACGAACGACACGAGTCATGCCACGATGGCTCCGGTCGAGACAAAGTCTAAGGGTGATGGATTCTTGAAAGGCTGGTTAGTCccaactttttcttttcttcaaaaaaatgttaaattgattttattataG
- the LOC106451300 gene encoding protein CYSTEINE-RICH TRANSMEMBRANE MODULE 3 isoform X2: MSQFSQNQSAGAYPTPPVSTGPYVAPPPAGYPTNDTSHATMAPVETKSKGDGFLKGCLAAMCCCCVLDACF, encoded by the exons ATGAGTCAATTCAGCCAAAACCAATCTGCAG GAGCTTATCCTACGCCTCCAGTGTCAACCGGTCCCTACGTAGCACCACCTCCTGCCGGTTATCCAACGAACGACACGAGTCATGCCACGATGGCTCCGGTCGAGACAAAGTCTAAGGGTGATGGATTCTTGAAAGGCTG TCTTGCGGCCATGTGTTGCTGTTGCGTCCTCGACGCCTGCTTCTGA
- the LOC106451299 gene encoding proteinaceous RNase P 1, chloroplastic/mitochondrial — protein MYNRYRVMLRATCFTPSLSRAYCPLFALFLRIPSVHHPHHPSSSPFRGYHSSLQVKGSRDRRRILVDHNRHLCTIPEAAKQPPASTSENLSRKARKKAIQQSPESMLKQKLDMCSRNGNVLEALRLYDEAKRNGLQLSQYHYNVLLYVCSLTDGEAESPSANPGLSRGFDIFKQMIVDKVVPNEATFTNGARLAVAKDDPEMAFDMVKQMKAFGIQPRLRSYGPALFGFCRKGDAEKAYEVDAHMIESEVVPEEPELTALLKVSMETKNAEKVYETLQRLRDLVRQVSKPTFDAIEEWFESEAAGKAGVEKWDVKRIREGVVSGGGGWHGQGWLGTGKWNVTRTEMDENGVCKCCKEKLVCIDINPVETENFAASLTRLACQKEVKASFNQFQEWLERHGPFDAVIDGANMGLVNQRSFSFFQLNNVVQRFQQISPSKRLPLVILHKSRVVGGPATYPKNRALLEKWKNAGALYATPPGSNDDWYWLYAAVSCKCLLVTNDEMRDHLFQLLGTSFFPRWKEKHQVRISVSREDGLKLHMPPPYSIIIQESEDGRWHVPMSVEDDLQTSRQWLCARRSKTH, from the exons ATGTACAACAGATACAGAGTTATGCTGCGTGCAACTTGTTTTACTCCTTCCCTTTCTAGGGCGTATTGCCCTTTATTCGCACTGTTTCTGAGAATCCCCTCTGTTCATCACCCGCATCATCCTAGCTCTTCTCCATTTCGTGGGTACCATAGTTCATTACAAGTCAAAGGGTCTCGAGATAGACGGCGTATTCTCGTTGATCACAACAGACATCTCTGCACCATACCCGAAGCTGCTAAACAACCGCCAGCTTCGACTTCCGAAAACTTATCAAGAAAAGCGAGGAAGAAAGCTATTCAGCAGTCTCCCGAATCAATGCTCAAACAAAAGCTAGACATGTGCTCTAGGAACGGTAATGTCCTGGAAGCTCTTCGCTTGTACGATGAGGCCAAACGCAACGGCTTGCAGCTCAGCCAGTACCATTACAATGTCTTGCTATATGTCTGCTCGTTGACTGATGGAGAAGCAGAGTCTCCTTCTGCGAATCCAGGACTTAGTAGGGGTTTCGATATATTTAAGCAGATGATTGTCGACAAAGTGGTTCCTAATGAAGCCACCTTCACAAACGGTGCTAGGCTTGCAGTTGCGAAGGATGACCCGGAGATGGCTTTTGATATGGTGAAGCAGATGAAAGCCTTtgggattcaaccgaggctgaGATCGTACGGACCAGCTCTTTTTGGTTTCTGTAGGAAAGGCGATGCAGAGAAAGCATATGAAGTCGATGCGCATATGATTGAATCGGAGGTAGTCCCTGAGGAGCCTGAGCTTACTGCTCTATTGAAAGTTAGTATGGAAACAAAGAACGCAGAGAAAGTCTATGAGACGTTGCAGCGGTTGAGGGATTTGGTAAGGCAGGTTTCTAAACCGACTTTTGACGCGATTGAGGAGTGGTTTGAGTCTGAGGCTGCTGGGAAAGCTGGAGTTGAGAAATGGGATGTGAAGAGGATAAGGGAAGGGGTTgtgagtggtggtggtgggtgGCATGGACAGGGTTGGCTTGGGACTGGGAAATGGAATGTGACGAGAACTGAGATGGATGAGAACGGTGTGTGTAAATGTTGCAAGGAGAAGCTTGTTTGTATCGATATCAATCCGGTTGAGACTGAAAACTTTGCTGCTTCGTTGACTCGGTTGGCTTgtcagaaagaagtcaaagctaGTTTTAATCAGTTTCAG GAATGGCTGGAGAGACATGGACCGTTTGATGCAGTCATAGACGGAGCCAACATGGGGTTAGTCAACCAGCGAAGCTTCAGCTTCTTCCAG CTTAACAATGTTGTCCAGAGATTTCAACAAATAAGTCCCTCGAAAAGGTTACCACTTGTGATCCTGCACAAGAGTCGTGTAGTGGGAGGTCCAGCTACTTACCCCAAAAACAGAGCATTGCTAGAGAAATGGAAAAACGCCGGTGCTCTCTATGCTACTCCTCCTGGCTCAAACGATGATTg GTATTGGCTATACGCTGCTGTAAGTTGCAAGTGTTTATTAGTGACAAACGATGAGATGAGAGACCATCTCTTTCAGCTACTTGGAACTAGTTTCTTCCCAAGGTGGAAAGAGAAGCATCAG GTTCGGATCTCTGTGTCAAGAGAGGATGGACTCAAACTGCATATGCCACCTCCATACTCCATTATTATACAG GAGTCTGAAGATGGAAGATGGCATGTCCCAATGAGTGTAGAAGATGATCTTCAGACATCAAGGCAATGGCTATGCGCCAGAAGATCCAAAACACAttga
- the LOC106453570 gene encoding ESCRT-I complex subunit tsg101, which yields MTLTLTMADSLINTSQETDYTYDHPPEEDNTPIDLSLLRINSFNNSSDRRRANSSPPQFPSHGSFSSSSAAATSPVKRPSPEPTKEADEPRRKKLFPSPPETKEDEEMSNRLGYKKVPLPADCNPARIRSSPVYKRSLSDTFGSRVAQETAPSGNMVSSLPPRPRRPVFGRSVSDLSPAPSMSLLGSSSREANHASQETAEANKMLYVIKDGVRELDQWCNKLLHYSEAVKQDDSPKEEVELQEDEQEKECKEGVKVDRVGEAFVVEINCPCGRNYRTLFSGRDCYYKLL from the exons ATGACTCTAACTCTAACCATGGCGGATTCTCTGATCAACACCTCCCAAGAAACTGATTACACCTACGATCATCCCCCCGAGGAAGATAACACTCCCATCGACCTATCTCTCCTCCGTATCAACAGCTTCAACAACTCCTCAGATCGCCGCCGCGCGAACTCCTCTCCTCCGCAGTTCCCATCTCACGGAtctttctcctcttcctccGCCGCCGCCACAAGCCCCGTGAAACGCCCATCCCCAGAGCCGACGAAAGAAGCCGACGAGCCGAGGCGCAAGAAGCTGTTTCCTTCCCCGCCGGAGACTAAGGAAGACGAGGAGATGTCTAACCGCCTGGGCTACAAGAAGGTCCCGCTTCCGGCGGATTGCAATCCGGCGCGAATCCGTTCGTCTCCTGTCTACAAGCGATCTCTCTCCGATACATTTGGATCGCGAGTCGCTCAAGAAACAGCACCATCGGGGAACATGGTCTCTTCTCTGCCGCCGCGGCCACGGAGACCGGTGTTTGGGAGGTCCGTCTCCGATCTGTCGCCGGCACCTTCGATGTCGCTTCTTGGATCTTCTTCTCGTGAAGCTAATCATGCGAGTCAAGAAACAGCTGAAGCCAATAAG ATGCTGTATGTGATCAAGGATGGAGTTCGTGAGTTGGATCAGTGGTGTAACAAGCTCTTACACTACAGTGAAGCAGTGAAACAAGATGATAGTCCTAAG GAAGAAGTTGAGTTGCAAGAGGATGAGCAAGAGAAAGAGTGTAAAGAAGGGGTGAAGGTGGACAGAGTAGGTGAGGCGTTTGTGGTTGAGATCAACTGTCCATGTGGAAGAAACTACCGAACTCTCTTCTCTGGCCGTGACTGCTACTACAAGCTCTTGTAG
- the LOC106451301 gene encoding myosin-9 produces MEDTTQAASSEVPIVKGDAVDLKTVDISVKAVNGEVAKEGKEEEDTTFDGEFIKVEKETFDAKDDTKKAEDIPVQEQKQVSSGSERELHESQEKAKELELELERVAGELKRYESENTHLKDELLSAKDKLEETEKKQGELEAVQKKQQEKIVEAEERYSSQLKSLEDALQSHDAKDKELTEVKEAFDALGIELENSRKKLVELDEGLKRSAEEAQKFEELHKQSASHADSETQKALEFAQLLESTKVSAKEMEEKMASLQQEIKELNNKISENEKVEAALKSSAEALAAVQEELALSKSRLLETEQKVSSTEALIAELTQELEQKKASESRLKEELLVLDDLVVQTKDLQAKLSEQEGINVKLTEELKEKERLESLSKDQEEKLNTANEKLAQVLKEKEALEADVALVTSNAVKVKEVCSELEEKLKTSEDNFTKTDALLSQALSNKSEVEQKLKSLEEAHNETGSVAAAATQKNLELEEAVRSSSQAAEEAKAQIKELETQFTAAEQKNVELQQQLNLLQLKSGEAEQEVKELSEKVSELKSAVEVAEEEKKQATTQIQEYKERASELESSLNQSSSRNSELEEDLRIALQKGAEHEDRANTTHQRSIELESLCQTSQSKHEDAEGRLKDLELLLQTEKNKIQELEEQVSSLEKKCGETEADSKGYLGQVAELQSTVEAFQVKTSSLEAALNIATEKEKELAENLNAVMGEKKILEGTVNEYSAKISESENLLESLRNELSATQGKLESIENDLKSAGLRESEVMEKLKSAEESLEHKRREIDEAMKKSMELEALHQSLSKDSEQRIQKVMEDFTSRDSEANSLTEKVKEFEDRIKSYEEQLVEASGKYSSLKEELDQTLGKLAAAETVNDKLKQEFDQAQERSSQSSSENELLAETNNQLKIKIQELEGLLGSSSTEKEAAIKQVEEAVERFNQKDAEHKDLVEKLKAHENEIQEHKKLAHEASGVADVRKVELEEALSKLKNLESTIEEALTVNDKLKQEFNQAQEKLSQSSSENELLAETNNQLKIKFQELEGLLGSSSTEKEAAMKQVEEAIEKYNQKDAEHKDLVEKLKTHENEIQEHKRLAHEVSGVADTRKVELEEALSKLKNLESTIEELSGKCQGLEKENGDLAEVNLKLNQELATHGSEANELQTKLSALEAEREQTTKDLQASKTASEDLIKQLTSEGEKLQSQISSLTEENNQVNEIFQSTKIELQSVIAKLEEQVTLERSKADTLVSEIERHKAVAAEKSVLESHVEELEKTLKKFEAQLKEEVENATAASVKVSELTSKLQEGEHIASDRDVLSEQVLQLQKELQAAQSSIAEQKHAHSQKHSELESALKQSQEEIEAKKKAVTDFESMVKDLEQKVQLADAKAKETEAKDVVIKSRDVDLSFSSPTKRTSKKKSEASPSSSSSSNVTATQTATTSHLMTVKIITGVALISVIIGIILGKKY; encoded by the exons ATGGAGGATACAACTCAAGCAGCGAGTTCTGAGGTCCCTATAGTGAAAGGTGATGCAGTTGACCTCAAGACAGTTGATATTTCCGTCAAG GCTGTGAATGGTGAGGTGGCGAAGGAAGgcaaagaagaggaagatacAACATTTGATGGAGAATTCATAAAAGTTGAGAAGGAAACTTTTGATGCCAAGGATGATACCAAGAAAGCCGAAGATATTCCTGTTCAAGAGCAAAAGCAAGTCTCGAGTGGCTCAGAAAGAGAACTACATGAATCCCAAGAAAAGGCGAAGGAACTGGAGCTCGAATTGGAAAGAGTAGCAGGGGAACTGAAACGGTATGAATCTGAGAATACCCACTTGAAGGATGAGCTCTTGTCTGCCAAAGACAAGTTAGAAGAAACGGAAAAGAAGCAGGGAGAGCTCGAAGCTGTCCAAAAGAAACAGCAAGAGAAGATTGTTGAAGCAGAAGAGAGATACAGCTCTCAGTTGAAGTCCTTGGAAGATGCTCTGCAGTCCCATGATGCCAAAGACAAGGAACTAACTGAAGTTAAGGAAGCTTTTGATGCACTGGGCATAGAACTCGAGAACTCACGAAAGAAGTTGGTAGAGTTGGATGAGGGGCTAAAGCGTTCAGCTGAAGAGGCTCAGAAATTTGAAGAGCTGCATAAGCAAAGCGCGTCTCATGCTGACTCTGAGACTCAGAAGGCTTTGGAGTTTGCACAGTTGCTTGAATCGACGAAAGTGAGTGCCAAGGAAATGGAGGAAAAAATGGCGTCCCTGCAACAAGAAATCAAGGAGCTGAATAATAAGATTTCTGAAAACGAAAAAGTTGAAGCGGCCTTAAAGAGTAGTGCGGAAGCATTAGCTGCTGTGCAAGAGGAATTGGCACTTTCAAAGTCTCGTTTGTTGGAGACAGAACAAAAAGTGTCTTCCACGGAAGCCCTCATTGCTGAACTGACTCAAGAGCTTGAGCAGAAGAAAGCTTCTGAATCTCGACTCAAGGAAGAGTTATTGGTTCTTGATGATTTGGTTGTTCAGACCAAAGATCTCCAAGCTAAGCTTTCTGAGCAGGAAGGTATTAATGTAAAGCTAACGGAAGAACTCAAAGAGAAAGAACGTCTGGAATCCTTGTCGAAAGACCAGGAAGAGAAGCTGAATACTGCAAATGAGAAGTTGGCCCAAGTGTTGAAAGAAAAGGAAGCCCTTGAGGCAGATGTAGCACTGGTAACAAGTAATGCAGTGAAAGTGAAAGAGGTCTGTAGTGAACTAGAAGAGAAACTGAAGACATCAGAAGATAATTTCACCAAAACAGATGCTCTTCTGTCTCAAGCTTTGTCAAACAAATCTGAAGTTGAGCAGAAACTGAAATCGCTGGAGGAGGCTCACAATGAAACTGGATCTGTAGCAGCAGCTGCTACTCAGAAGAATCTTGAGCTTGAGGAAGCTGTTCGGTCCTCTAGTcaagcagcagaagaagcaaAAGCACAGATCAAAGAGCTGGAGACACAGTTCACTGCAGCTGAACAAAAGAACGTGGAGCTACAGCAGCAACTGAACCTGTTGCAACTGAAAAGCGGTGAGGCGGAACAGGAAGTAAAAGAACTCTCTGAGAAAGTGTCTGAACTAAAATCTGCTGTCGAAGTTGCCgaggaagagaagaaacaaGCGACCACTCAGATACAGGAATACAAAGAAAGAGCATCCGAGTTGGAATCTTCTCTGAACCAATCATCATCCAGAAATTCAGAGCTTGAAGAAGATTTGAGAATCGCTTTGCAGAAGGGTGCAGAGCATGAAGACCGTGCTAACACGACTCACCAGCGCAGCATCGAACTAGAATCTCTGTGTCAGACATCACAGTCCAAACATGAGGATGCAGAAGGAAGATTAAAAGACTTAGAGCTTCTACTCCAGACAGAAAAGAACAAAATTCaggaacttgaggagcaggttAGCTCGCTAGAAAAGAAGTGTGGGGAAACTGAAGCAGACTCCAAAGGTTACTTGGGTCAGGTGGCTGAGCTTCAGTCCACAGTAGAGGCATTCCAAGTGAAAACTTCGAGCCTTGAAGCTGCTTTAAACATTGCAactgagaaagagaaagaactgGCAGAAAATCTAAACGCTGTGATGGGtgagaagaagatattagaagGTACAGTGAATGAGTACAGCGCGAAGATCAGTGAGTCTGAGAATCTGTTAGAAAGTCTCAGGAATGAATTGAGTGCCACTCAAGGAAAACTGGAGAGCATTGAAAACGATCTTAAATCTGCGGGCTTACGGGAAAGCGAAGTAATGGAGAAACTCAAGTCTGCTGAAGAGAGTCTTGAGCATAAAAGAAGAGAAATTGATGAAGCTATGAAGAAAAGCATGGAACTTGAAGCTTTGCATCAGTCTTTAAGTAAAGACTCGGAGCAGAGAATTCAAAAGGTCATGGAGGATTTCACTAGTAGAGACTCAGAGGCCAATTCCTTAACGGAGAAAGTGAAAGAATTCGAGGAcagaataaaatcatatgaagaGCAGTTGGTTGAAGCATCTGGCAAGTACTCTTCCTTAAAAGAGGAACTTGATCAGACTTTGGGAAAACTCGCTGCTGCAGAAACCGTTAATGACAAACTCAAACAAGAGTTTGATCAGGCGCAAGAAAGATCCTCTCAGTCATCATCAGAAAATGAACTACTAGCAGAGACGAACAACCAACTCAAGATCAAAATCCAAGAGCTTGAAGGGTTACTAGGTTCTAGCTCTACCGAGAAGGAAGCTGCAATAAAACAGGTGGAAGAGGCAGTTGAAAGGTTTAACCAGAAAGACGCAGAACACAAGGACTTGGTTGAAAAGCTAAAAGCGCATGAAAACGAGATCCAGGAGCACAAAAAGCTGGCGCATGAAGCATCAGGAGTTGCTGATGTTAGAAAAGTTGAGCTTGAAGAGGCTCTATCGAAATTGAAGAATCTTGAATCTACTATTGAAGAGGCTCTCACCGTTAATGATAAACTCAAACAAGAGTTTAATCAGGCACAAGAAAAATTGTCTCAGTCATCATCAGAGAATGAACTACTAGCAGAGACAAACAACCAGCTCAAGATCAAATTCCAAGAGCTTGAAGGGTTACTAGGTTCTAGTTCTACCGAGAAGGAAGCTGCAATGAAACAGGTGGAAGAggcaattgaaaaatataacCAGAAAGACGCAGAACATAAAGACTTAGTTGAGAAGCTAAAAACGCATGAAAATGAGATCCAGGAGCACAAAAGGCTGGCTCATGAAGTATCAGGAGTTGCAGATACTAGAAAAGTTGAGCTTGAAGAGGCTCTATCGAAATTGAAGAATCTAGAATCTACTATTGAAGAGCTAAGTGGAAAATGCCAGGGGCTTGAGAAAGAAAATGGGGATCTGGCCGAGGTAAATTTAAAGCTGAACCAGGAACTAGCCACTCATGGATCAGAGGCCAACGAGTTGCAGACAAAGCTCTCTGCTCTAGAGGCTGAGAGGGAGCAAACAACCAAAGATCTGCAGGCTTCAAAGACAGCCTCAGAAGATCTAATAAAGCAGCTTACATCTGAAGGGGAGAAATTGCAGTCACAG ATCTCTTCTCTCACCGAGGAGAACAACCAAGTCAATGAGATATTTCAAAGTACTAAGATTGAGCTCCAATCAGTTATTGCAAAGCTTGAAGAACAAGTAACCTTAGAGAGGTCTAAAGCTGATACTTTGGTGTCCGAGATTGAGAGGCACAAGGCAGTGGCTGCTGAAAAGTCTGTTTTGGAATCACATGTTGAAGAACTTGAAAAGACTTTGAAAAAATTCGAAGCTCAGTTGAAAGAAGAG GTTGAAAATGCAACTGCTGCGTCTGTAAAAGTGTCAGAATTGACCTCGAAACTGCAGGAAGGCGAACATATCGCTAGTGACCGAGATGTGCTCAGTGAGCAAGTGCTTCAGCTTCAGAAAGAGCTGCAAGCGGCTCAGAGCTCTATTGCTGAACAG AAACATGCACACTCCCAGAAGCATTCAGAGCTGGAGTCTGCACTAAAGCAATCACAAGAAGAGATTGAAGCTAAGAAAAAGGCGGTCACTGATTTTGAATCAATGGTGAAAGATCTTGAACAGAAAGTGCAGCTCGCAGATGCTAAGGCTAAG GAAACTGAGGCAAAGGATGTAGTTATTAAATCTCGAGACGTTGACTTGTCCTTTTCTTCTCCAACAAAACGCACCAGCAAGAAGAAGTCAGAggcatctccttcttcctcttcttcgagCAACGTTACTGCTACTCAGACGGCTACAACTTCTCATCTCATGACAGTGAAAATCATCACTGGAGTAGCTCTGATCTCCGTTATCATCGGTATAATTCTTGGGAAAAAGTACTAG
- the LOC106451303 gene encoding dolichol kinase EVAN-like: MIGLFLNLEIRNDQMAGESSSPATMTPFVVTGERVVVAVVVSRVLLSLPLSLISHGFSLFLLCLSAFLIELRAESSPLLLSRFSARRGASSGILLGAVTLPAVMMAKLVQLTRAISLHQAEQDELAHVTMQYWAASASCCAILIYLSVVMSQGKKNESSSSSVWLTRVSLTGTVLYGAACFVSLSMISHTGLNTSLKMVWMLFHGLAAVKLIRHLLFTFTSCASFGEALLVTSGLVLYFGDFLACTIAKICEKLIPVDLVSISYGIRRTETGIIVQGLLLGLLLFPMVFRFVLHIYERSLRKRDGPPRNCSDTAKSVLFFASLLLFMFVAVPSWMQFVHDFHQHPFLWVLTFVFSEPLKRLSLCIYWVLLIVVSVSRFYNISRGSKVERILLRKYYHLMAVLMFLPALVLQPKFLDLAFGAALAVFIALEIIRIWRIQPLGEPLHHFMNAFTDHRDSELLIVSHFSLLLGCALPIWMSSGFNDRALSPFAGILSLGIGDTMASMVGHKYGVLRWSKTGKKTVEGTAAGITSMMAVCYVLVPVLASMGYILSQGWWSLLVAVTATGMLEAYTAQLDNAFIPLVFYALLCL, encoded by the exons atgattgGCTTATTTCTCAATCTCGAAATCAGAAATGATCAAATGGCCGGAGAATCATCATCCCCGGCGACGATGACGCCGTTTGTTGTGACGGGAGAGAGAGTGGTAGTGGCAGTCGTGGTTTCTCGCGTcctcctctctctccctctaTCTCTGATCTCTCATGGCTTCTCCCTCTTCCTCCTCTGCCTCTCCGCTTTCCTCATCGAGCTACGCGCCGAGAGTTCTCCGCTTCTTCTCTCTCGTTTCAGCGCCAG GAGAGGTGCATCTTCAGGGATACTGCTAGGAGCAGTAACACTTCCGGCTGTTATGATGGCTAAGTTGGTACAGCTTACAAGAGCTATCTCACTCCATCAAGCTGAACAAGATG AGCTTGCGCATGTTACGATGCAGTACTGGGCAGCATCGGCGAGCTGCTGCGCCATTCTTATATATCTATCAGTGGTTATGTCGCAAGGGAAGAAGAAtgaatcttcttcctcatccgTTTGGCTTACAAGGGTTAGCTTAACTGGCACAGTTTTGTATGGAGCCGCATGCTTTGTTTCACTTTCCATGATATCACACACTG GCTTAAACACATCATTAAAAATGGTGTGGATGTTATTTCACGGCCTCGCAGCTGTGAAGTTAATTCGACATTTGCTTTTCACCTTTACTTCTTGTGCCTCATTTG GGGAAGCGCTTCTTGTGACCAGTGGTCTTGTTCTCTATTTTGGCGACTTTCTGGCATGCACCATTGCAAAG ATTTGCGAGAAATTGATACCTGTGGATCTTGTCTCAATAAGCTACGGAATAAGGAGAACTGAAACCGGCATAATCGTCCAG GGTCTACTGTTAGGCCTTCTACTTTTCCCGATGGTGTTTAGATTCGTTCTGCATATATATGAAAGGTCTTTGAGAAAGAGAGACGGTCCACCAAGAAACTGCAGTGATACTGCAAAGTCTGTCTTGTTCTTTGCTTCACTTCtactttttatgtttgtggCTGTTCCTTCTTGGATGCAGTTTGTACACGATTTCCACCAGCATCCATTCTTATG GGTGCTCACATTTGTCTTTTCTGAACCTCTGAAGAGACTGTCATTGTGTATCTACTGGGTTCTGTTGATCGTTGTGTCTGTGTCACGGTTTTATAACATCTCAAGAGGTAGCAAGGTTGAGAGAATCTTGCTCCGGAAGTACTACCATCTGATGGCTGTTTTAATGTTCTTGCCGGCTCTTGTCTTACAG CCTAAGTTTCTCGATCTAGCATTTGGTGCAGCCTTGGCGGTTTTCATTGCATTGGAGATCATTAGA ATCTGGAGAATTCAGCCGCTAGGAGAGCCGTTACATCACTTCATGAATGCTTTCACAGACCATCGTGATTCAGAGCTTCTGATCGTCAG CCACTTCTCACTCCTGCTTGGGTGTGCGCTTCCAATATGGATGTCTTCTGGGTTCAATGACCGAGCTTTATCCCCATTTGCCGGAATACTCAGCCTCGGGATTGGAGATACAATG GCATCGATGGTTGGTCACAAATATGGGGTGTTAAGATGGAGCAAGACGGGAA AGAAAACGGTCGAAGGAACAGCAGCGGGAATAACATCGATGATGGCGGTGTGCTATGTGCTGGTCCCAGTATTAGCCTCAATGGGATATATACTAAGCCAGGGATGGTGGTCGCTTCTTGTTGCGGTTACAGCCACGGGGATGTTGGAAGCTTACACAGCGCAACTAGACAACGCCTTTATACCTCTGGTCTTCTACGCTCTCCTCTGCTTGTAG
- the LOC106428383 gene encoding uncharacterized protein LOC106428383, which translates to MSNHVRDIPGSPKESYKMLYSYLYMLEQVNPGTKTCLKLDDRSKFEYLFIALGACIEGFAVMRKVIAVEGIRLKNGGVLVFAKAQDPNGQSYPLAFAVVDGENLASWTWFFEMLKSVIPDSSELVFISTLHQSLIFAIGNVFPQAHHGHCLWHLKEKVKLHACNVNKNIVGQKLMELGRYYTVDDFNSAYDSFKIRCPAAYKYVEECGIEKDKWARVFFPRDRYNLDTSNTLGSMKNVFKEATRSMNTRLVPRVENYLHDLWAVAHKLPVRELDSYKLKYEITDTAGKVFWATLVGKTCTCKVWDYEKFPCLHGLAAYIYFARNVDGRRLDIHELCSKYYWTEMWHLAYSRTLNVVPDIASWNVPDQIKELGNECNYFSWFDEEVGTEWQRRALLQARDEIREKDKVIEQLQKTISEMKSHLEKKKTGKGGGGNDENEEDDIVRKFEELYA; encoded by the exons ATGAGCAATCACGTCAGAGATATACCTGGTAGTCCGAAAGAGAGCTACAAGATGTTGTATAGCTATTTGTACATGTTAGAGCAAGTGAATCCGGGGACAAAAACCTGTTTGAAATTGGATGATAGAAGTAAATTTGAGTACCTTTTCATAGCTTTGGGAGCTTGCATTGAAGGGTTTGCAGTTATGAGGAAGGTGATAGCTGTGGAGGGGATACGTCTGAAGAACGGTGGTGTTTTAGTTTTCGCGAAAGCTCAGGATCCTAATGGTCAGAGTTATCCACTTGCGTTTGCAGTAGTAGATGGTGAGAATCTTGCTAGTTGGACTTGGTTTTTCGAGATGCTTAAAAGTGTTATACCAGACTCTTCTGAACTGGTTTTCATTAGTACTCTTCATCAGAGCTTGATCTTCGCCATAGGAAACGTATTTCCACAGGCTCACCATGGTCATTGTTTATGGCATTTGAAGGAAAAGGTGAAATTACATGCTTGTAACGTCAACAAGAATATAGTCGGGCAAAAACTTATGGAGTTGGGCAGATATTACACGGTTGATGACTTCAATTCTGCTTACGACTCATTTAAGATAAGATGTCCAGCTGCGTACAAGTATGTGGAGGAATGTGGTATTGAAAAGGACAAATGGGCAAGGGTTTTTTTCCCACGTGATAGGTACAACTTGGATACAAGCAACACTCTGGGATCAATGAAGAACGTGTTTAAAGAGGCAACAAG ATCAATGAATACAAGACTGGTGCCTCGGGTTGAGAACTACTTGCACGATTTATGGGCTGTTGCACATAAGTTACCTGTGCGGGAACTTGATAGTTACAAGCTTAAGTACGAGATCACTGACACTGCAGGAAAGGTGTTTTGGGCGACCTTGGTTGGAAAAACTTGTACTTGCAAGGTGTGGGACTATGAAAAATTCCCTTGTCTGCATGGACTGGCAGCTTATATCTATTTCGCTAGGAATGTTGATGGCAGGCGCCTTGATATCCATGAGTTGTGCTCAAAATACTACTGGACGGAAATGTGGCATTTGGCGTATTCCAGAACACTTAATGTTGTGCCCGACATTGCTTCTTGGAATGTACCAGATCAGATCAAGGAG CTTGGAAATGAATGCAATTACTTCTCTTGGTTCGATGAAGAGGTTGGTACAGAATGGCAAAGGAGAGCATTGCTTCAAGCCCGTGATGAAATCCGGGAGAAGGATAAAGTGATTGAGCAATTACAGAAGACCATTTCTGAAATGAAAAGTcacttggagaagaagaagacagggAAGGGCGGGGGCGGGAATGAcgaaaatgaagaagatgacATTGTTAGGAAGTTTGAAGAATTGTATGCTTAG